The genomic stretch CGCGAAGAACGAAACTTGAGCGGGCAGGCCGACCGCCGCCACGCTTACAGCGGCAGCGACAAGCGCCCCGGTCAAAAGCGTACCGGGACCAGGCACCACGCCGTATAGATGTGCAAGATAGACAGCCACCGTGACATTGGCTGCCGCACTTGCCGCTCGAAAGAGCGAAACGGCAAGCGGAAGAACAATACCAGCTTCCTGCCTGCCGGCACCGAGCGGGCCTGCCGCGTCAATCATCGCGGGAAGCGCCGCCAACGAGGACTGGGTACTGGCCGCTACGACCTGCGCCGGAAGCGCCGCCTGGGCGAAGGCGAATGGTGACATGCGGCCGAGCAATGCCGCCACGAAGTAAGCGAGGAGCGTCGTCACCAAGCACGAGCCGACGACGAGCATGATATATTGCAGCAGCGCACCGGCCGCGCTCACTCCCGTCCGGGTTCCAACAGAGAAGGCGAGGGCCAATACACCTATTGGAGCAATCCACAGGACCCAGTGCACGATCACAAGCATCGCCTGAACGACCGCCCGGAAGAAGGTCTGGATGCTGACACGCAGGTCGGGCTCGATGCTGCCCACCGCAAAACCAAACAGCACAGCAAAGATCACCAGCGGCACCATCGCGGTATCCGATGCAGCCTTCAGCGGATTGGTCGGAATGATATTCGCCAGCCAGTCGCCCGTCGACGCGATGTCGGGAGGCTTGCCACCAAGCGACCGAAGCGATGTGGCCTCGGCGGAGACTGGCCATAGATCGAGCGCAACCGTCGTCAGCGCCGCGCTTACGACACAGACGACGATTAGCAGTATCGCAAACCACATTAGGGCGCGGGGCGCTGTCCTTCCAACCGAAGCGCTCTCAGCCGCTGACACGATGCCTGTGACCAGAAGCGAGAAGACCAACGGCACTACCGTCATGGTGAGCGCGTCGAGCCAGAGCTTCCCGACCGGTTGAAGAACGGTGAGAAGTGTTCCGCCCGTGGCGCTGCCGGCAAGCGCAGCTCCAGCCAACAAGCCAAGCATCAGGCCTGCGAAAATCCGAACCGACGAACCCGTCATCGCGTACCGCTCGTCATGCCGCGGCGGTGCGACGCACCATCATCCCTACTGCGGCGATCCGATCCACATCGGCATAAGCAGGCTGGTCCAGCTCGTCACCGAAGATATCGGGATCGAGTTCAAGGTACGTCATGTCGTTGCCCACCACGGGCAGACGATCACGGAGCGCGTCCAACAGCACATCGCAACCACCGACGATCGACACGCCGGTGTGCATGATCAGCCGGCCGTCAGCGCTCAGCAGGTCGATCCCCTGTAGCACCCAGTCGAGGGACAGCGCAGCTCCATAAAGCTCACCACCATCGCGGTAGGTCCGGCGTTCGGCGTCGATCATGAAGGGCGGATGCGTGACCATCAGATCGAAATGACCACTCACGTCTGACGGTTGTGACACTTCCACGATGCGGTGCCGAACGCCGGCATGCTCGGCATTGATCGACGCCAGGAACAGCGCCTTCGGGTTGATATCGGCGATCGTCAGCACCGCGTCCTCGGCATGCCGAGTCGCAATGATTCCGCCGACCCCTGCGCCAGCCCCATAGTCGAGGATCGACCGCGCGTCGGGATCCATGCGCGCGAGGATGAACTGTGCAAAGCGGTAGCTGTCGGGCCCCAGGAAAACGGAATCGTGCGCCGTGGTCGGGTAGCGCGAGTGCCAAAACAAAGTGCCTAGGACGCGCGACACGCGCAACTGCGGCACCAGGCGGTCATTTTCACCGGGCACGAGCACGCCCGCGTCGATCAGTCCGGCTTCAAGGGAGCGCGGCAATACGCCGGGAGCGACGGGCAGGCTCCATCCCAGCACATCCCGCACTTCCTTCGCCTCTCGCCGGTCGGGGCGGGCAACTACACGAGCATGCGTCGCCGGCGTTGGCGGAACGAAATCATAGCCTGCGGTCTCGAGCGTCGTCAGAATGCCGAGGAATGCCGAACGCGACGGGTATTTCATCGATGTCGAGCAGTCTACCTGCTCGTCGTTAATGTACGTTAAAGTCAAGTTCCACCTGATATTACAGCAAGGTTCTCAGGTAACCTACGCAATTCGTGAACGTTCCGCGAAGTCAATGCATGTTAATGCTATAATTTGGATTGCCGGTCTGGAAACCCGGTACAAGCTACGTCATTGATTGATATCGTTGCCGTATCACTTGATGATTCTATTGGTTTGCTGGCGAGACCATTGACGTGACAAAGCCAAATCAGCGACACGGTAACATCTGGACAATTTATTGTCGAGAATGCTTGAATTGACACTGCAACGGCATGCCACTGCCATTTGGCAGGCAAATTTCAAAAGCTTCAATAAAGGATCTACGTGCCGCTCTACCGAAAGAGCCACATCCTGGAACCTGAATGTGGACACGGGGTTGAACAATCAGAAATGGAGGTTTGAAATGGCTATCAAAGGTGCTGGCGGTAATCCCGGATCGATAACTACCAAGGGCGGTGATGGCGCTGGTGGGAGTACGGGAACAGGCCGGGGCGGGGGCAACAACGGACGGGGAAAATCCGCGACTTCCAAAAAAGGGTCCAAGGACAATAAAGATGATGCCGCGTCGGAACATAGCTGATCGACCGCTTGGTCATGCGGCGATGAGGAGCGGCATGGTGTTCGCGCTTTTCCTTAGTCGGAGGAGCACATTATGCTCGTCGGCAACCGAACGAATGACCTACTCGATCGAAACCGCTGTTTCAGGCGGCGGTCTTGAACGCAATGCACTTGCTGAGCACGCTCTGGATCGTGCGTTACGGCGAAAACGCCGCAACGTTGCGCGGGATAAAGCCCATACACGTGGGGCGGACCGCATTGAACTGACATCGAACGACGCGGATATCGGCCTATCGCAAACCGGGGAGGAGCAAGCGCGAGTGCTTGGTGCATGGTTCGCCCGGATCGATTTCGACCAGCGGCCCGACGTGCTACTCGCCTCACCCTAGGCGGGCCTGGAGCGCTGCCCGGCTTATTCGGAGTTATGGCGGTGCCGATAGTGATGAACCGATTTGCGTCGACGAACGCTTGCGCGAGAAGGAATTCGGCATTCTCAACGGTTGACGACCCGCGGCGTCGCGTCAGTATATCCGGACCAGGCCGAGCTTCGTCGGCTCCTCGGCAAATTCTATCGCCGCCCGTCCGTGGGGCGCCCTGGTGCGACGTTATTTCGGTTACGGTCGCTGATGGACACGATCGTGCTTCATTATGCCGGACGGCAGGTGATGATCGTCGCGCATCGGGTGGTGGTGCTCTGTCCACGGATGCCCTTGCCGGCGCGATTGGCGGCCTGTTGTCGCCTGGCCCATCGCCGCTCGCGGCCGTCGGTTGGGGCGCGTGGATGCACGGCCAAGGTAGGCGTCGTGTCGCGACCACGCGTGGCCCGATGGGCTTCCTCACGCGCGAACTTCCGCGCCGGCTGCCGCATTAAAGGAAAGTCGACCGGTTGCCACCGACTTACATGGAACCCTCCCTGCTCCAGATCGTCATTGTACCCGCCGGACAAGATCGCTTGCCGTCGACGAGGTGAAAAATGGTTCAGCAGTTTGAAACCGAACGTGTAAAACCGGCAGTCTCAAAACCCGTTGCAACGCAGGATGATAGGGCCGCGGGTAGGCGACCGACGAGCCCGGCAGAATGGCGATCGGATCCGCAGGACATAGATTATCCCCGCGATCTGAGCCTCGCGATCGACGTCACCGACACGCTCCGGGGGATCGTCTCGGGCAAGCTGATCGTGCCGGTGGCGCAAAGCGGGCCGATGACGCTGCTCTACCCGAAGTGGATGCCGGGCTACCATTCGCCGCAGAACCCGATCGAACTGTTTGCCGGTCTCGAGATCAAAGCCGGAGATCTGGTGCTCGATTGGGAGCGCGATCCGGTGGAGGTGTATGCGTTCCATATCGACGTGCCGGACGGCACTGACGTACTCGACATCGGCTTCCAATTCCTCTCCCCTACGGCGCCAAGCCAAGGCGATGTCGTCGTCACCGAAGACATGCTGAACCTGCAGTGGGGCCGCGTTTTGCTGTATCCGGCCGGCTATTTCGCGCGCCGTATCCAGATTCGGCCGAGCGTGACGCTGCCGATCGATTGGCAGTACGCGACTGTCCTTAAGGACGAATCGCGGGACGGCGACACGGTGCATTTCGCGCCGGTCAGCCTGGACGTGCTGGTCGACTCCCCGATGATGGCGGGACGCCATCACCGCGAGGTGGCACTCACGAACGATGGTGCCGTTCATATGAACCTGTTCGCCCACCAAGCGATCGACCTGGAGATTAGGCCTGAGCAAGCCGCGCTGCATGCCGCGCTTGTGGAGCAGGCGGAAACGCTGTTCGGCGCGCGCCACTTCGACAAATATCGGTTCCTGGTTGCGTTGAGCGACGAACTGGGCGGGGGCGGCGTCGAGCATCACAGATCGACCGAGATCATCGTCCCTCCCACATTATACAGGGAATGGGAGCCGAACCGGACCAAGCGGGATGTTTTCGCGCATGAGTTCACGCACAGCTGGAACGGCAAGTTCCGCCGCGGGGCGGATTCATGGACGCCGACCTTCGAACTCCCCATCCGCAACAGTCTGATGTGGGTCTATGAAGGGCAGACGCAATATTGGGGTCATGTGCTGACGACCCGCGCCGGCTTGTGGTCGACGAAGGCGTCGATCGAGTCCCTCGCGAAGATCGCAGCGACGTACGATGTGCGCCCGGGTGGAATGTGGCGGACGATGGCGGACACCACCGAGGATCCGGTCATCAACGCCCGCGCGCCGCTGCCGTGGCCGAGTTGGCAGCGCAACGAGGATTATTATTCGGAGGGACAGTTGATGTGGCTCGCCGTGGATACGCGGATTCGCGCGGCGACCGATGACCAGCAGTCGCTGGACGATTTTGCGCGCGCCTTTTTCGGGATCGACGACGGCAGCATGGCGACGCGGACCTATGACTTCGATGAGGTCGTGCGCACGCTGAACGACGTCGTCGAGCACGACTGGACCGACTTCCTGGATACACAGTTGCACCGCCGCGTAGAGGGCGCGCCCCTCGAAGGGCTGGAGCTTGGTGGATATCGGCTCGTCTACCGCGACCATCGCACCGATTTCTGCCAGAGCTTCGACGCGCAGGCGGAACAATTCGACATGCGTTTCTCGGTCGGCCTGAACATCGGCAACACCGGCACCGTGCAGGAGGTTATGTGGGGGAGCGCGGCGTTCGACGCTGGCCTCACCGCCGGGTCGCAGATCCAGAGCGTGAACGGTCATGATTACAGTGAACAGGTGATCGGGGACGCAATCGAGGCCGCCAAGGATGGCGTCGCGCCGCTGCTCTTGACGGTCAGGGCACGATCGCAATCTCGCCCACGCGAGGTGCAGGTCGAGTATCACGACGGCCATCGTTTCCCGCACCTAGAAGCGATCACAGGCAGGCGAGCGCGACTGGATGAGATTTTCGCGGCACGGTAGCCAAAGAACTGCCGAGTACGGACATCGGCAGACATAGCCTAAAGAGGCCCCTTGCCTCGTCCTCGTTGTGCGCCTGTGAAGATCGAAGCGGTTATAAGTCTCGCCGGACAGGATGTATCAGGTGGAACCCCTGCGATCGTCAGACGCTCCACGAGCCATTCAGGCGCGTCCGGATCGGTCGCGAACGCCGGCTCGGCCGCAGCTTGGCTTCGAACACGCCTGAACCATAGTTCGGCCTTCAAGGCGAAGGTGGCCTTGGCTGCGGTGAAGAGGGAGAAGGCGCTGGCCGAGCTGGCGCAGCAGTTCGTTGTTCACCCCAACCAGATCACGATCTTGCGCGGCCAGCTGCTCGAAGGGGCGGCTGGGGTTTTGGATTGGAGAGCCATAGCGAGCCTGCCGAACCGCCGATCGACGTGAAGCCGTAGCACGCCAAGATTTTCGGAAATCTTCAACGCCGATCAGGGAAGCCGATTCACCAGCACTGCGGCCCTGCACAGCTAGAAGGTTGCGATCAGCATGGACGGCCGCGGCGCCTGGCGCGACAACGTGTTCGTCGACTGCCTTTTGCGTTCCGTAAATGACATCGAGCACCGACTTACCAAGGTTCTCCCGTGTGGATCGGCACCGAAGTGGGACCCCGATAGAATTTTGCTTAGCTATTGAATCTGCGTTAATGCTTTAAATAGGAGGGGTCCAGATCGGCGCCGATCGCGACCCCTCCCTAACCCATACTTCTCAAGAAATGGATGTCGCTACTCGTTCCCTGTCCCATAAGATCTCCAGACGGGCGCTAGTGCCCGCCTCAGCGTAGTTGGTTTTGCATGTAATCGCGTTAATTCAAGGCAACGTTTGGAGCCAAATCTCCTGTGCGCCGTTGCAAGAAACTCTGCATGCTTGCTTAGGGATGATCGGCAGATGGAAGCGCTCTGGGCGTTTGTTGTAATTGGCGGGCCCATTATTTTGGGGGCCGTGTTGCTTTGGGCAACCACTCACAACCGGATGTCGCGGAAGCAGAAGGAGGCAAGCGATTCCGCCGCTCGGCGCGTACGGCGCGAAGCGGCAGAGGAAAACCGCAGAGATTAGGCGAAATTCGGCATAGCAGATCAGGCACCGAATTCTGGCCCTTCCTCATGAGGATAGAACCATGGAAAGTGAGCTTCCGGCTGGTCAGAGGTAGAGACGCCAAACCTTTTCCGTCGCGAAACGCGCCCAATGGGCGCGAGGGTCGCGAGACATCTCCTCGAGCTTCGCCACTGGATCGCGATGCCAGTTGACGAGGATCTGTTCCCACGCCTCGCGGCTAACCTCAACCGTGACACGATCGTCCGCGATCGTTCGACCTTCGAAAAAGACAACATCGCCGACTTCGCGCCGATCGCCTTTGAACCTGCTTATGGTAAGTTTCACGGGTACCTGCTGCGATTCTGTTGAATTGAGACCCGGTTGAAGGAGTTGGCGCTTGCCTGCTTGAACCACATCAGGTGGTTAGCAACCTAACCATCGCGCCACCGTCAATGAGTCGGATCGCTTCATCCTTCTGCTCGATCGACACGGCCAGCCTATCCAGTGCGATGGCAACATCCTCAATTGCTGGCGTCAGGATCGGCCCCTGTAGGTATGCATGTAACTGTCGGTACGCCTTCGCCTGCGCGCGGATCTCAACTGGTGTTCTCGCCATTTTGCCTAAATAAACGCTCAAACGATAGAGTAAATTGACCTGCGTCAAGCAGGTACCAGGTGCGTCGTTGCTAGGAAGGTTGAGTTCGGGGCCCGAGTCCCAACGGTATTCTGGAGACTGTTTAACGGTAAGGCGCCGAGAAACCGGTCGGTCAGGCTCCAAATTCGGGACCTTCGGGATCGGGATAGAACGCGAGAGGATCGTACACTGGTCGCTGCGCCGGCCGCATCTGGCGGGGAGGGGCGGGCTTCGGAACATCAGGGACCGGGTCGGGTAGGGTAGGTAACCCGCCTCCGAACCGGATCCGGATATAAGCCCCGTTCCCGTGCATCGCCTGGAAGACAGCGGTCGCGTCGTCTTCCTTCATCCGCTTGCCGATCAGGGGCGCACGCTCGGCGCTGACGTAGCCCAGTTGCGTGCCGCGGTCGCTGAAGATGGCAACGGCGTTCGCGTCGAACGGGTTCTTAGGCTCGAGGCGTAGCTCGACGACGTCACCCGGGGCGCAGAGCATCCACTCCATGCGCCTGTTGCTCTTCGACTTATCCTCGTTCGGAAAGTCTATGCCAACAATAGAGGTGGTGAGCTCGTCCATAACCTATATTCCTTCAGCCGCTAGGCGATCGGAATAACCCGTTGCGCGGCCCGCCCAAGCGCTGTTAACTCGATTTATGAGTAGCTTAACGATCACCATATTGTGCTTCGCTGTAGTTTTAGTCGGCATGATCATAACGGACCGTTTTGGAACGCGACCCGATTGAGGCTGACCTACGATGGGGTGGCGAGTTCGCCCTTGTTCAGAACCGGCGCCATGTTCAAGGGGGGTGCGAGGTAGTCCGCGCGGCGACGCACAAACGTACCGTAGTAATGCAAGGGCTCGTCCACTGCGGCCATCTCGTAAGACGCGTTCGCTGTGAGGACGTCTGTGCTCTCGTCAAACTTAACCTCGTCGCAGAGTAGCTCGATCGTCAGCGCTGCACGTGCGTACTTTGGAAACTGGACGACCGCCCTTCCGTCCCTGATCACGTAGGACCCGATGTCTTCAGGCCGATCGTTGGGGGTGACGCGGCCATCGCCTAAAATGTAAAAGGACGGGCTGGTCCGGTCGAAAGGCTGCTCTTCCTCAAGATAGAACCATTCGCCCTGCAGTGCCTGATCGGTAATAGCCGCCATACTCGATGCTCTCAGCGCGCGATCTATGAACTCGCGGGGCGAAACGGAAGGCGTAGGTTACCGTAATGGCTGACTTCGACGATTCCGCAGACCCTGACCTCGGCGCAGCGTGCAACCAACGCCAGTTGGTTTGAACCGCGCCGGGTCTACCGGAGGCGTTGGGTTGTGAGTCACGCAGCCATATCGATGTTGTCTGCGGCAGCATAATATTGATCTTCGGCTTCGGCAGGCGGGATGTTGCCGATTGGCTCCAGCAGCCGTCGATGGTTGAACCAGTCGACCCATTCGAGGGTCGCGTATTCCACCGCTTCGAAGGATCGCCAAGGTCCACGGCGATGGATGACCTCGGCCTTGTAGAGGCCGTTGATCGTCTCTGCTAAAGCGTTGTCGTAGCTGTCGCCGACGCTGCCAACCGAGGGCTCGATCCCGGCCTCGGCGAGGCGCTCGGTGTACTTGATGGACACATATTGCGACCCGCGGTCGCTATGATGGATGAGGCCGCCCCGATGGGCCGGCCGACGATCGTGAAGCGCCTGTTCCAACGCATCGAGGACGAAGCTGGCATGAGCCGTCCTGCTGGCCCGCCAGCCGACGATCCGGCGAGCATAGGTATCGATGACGAAGGCGACGTAGACGAACCCCGCCCAGGTCGCGACGTAGGTGAAGTCTGAGACCCACAGCATGTTCGGCGCTGGCGCGTAGAACTGGCGGTTGACGTGATCGAGCGGGCACGGCGCCGCCTTGTTGCTGATCGTGGTGCGCACTGGCTTACCCCGGATTACGCCTGCCAGGCCCATCTCGCGCATCAGTCGCGCGACCGTACAGCGGGCGACGGGCACGCCCTCTCGTATCATCTGCCGCCAGACCTTGCGCACGCCGTAGACCGCGAAGTTCTCGGCGAACACGCGCGCGATCTCAGCCTTTAGGAGCGCATCCTGCCGTGCCCGCGCCGACAGGCGTGTCGGGTCCTGTCGCTGCGCGACGCGCTCGTGATAGGTCGATGGGGCGATCGGCAGGACACGGCAGATCGGCTCGACCCCATAGGCATCGCGGTGATCGTCAATGAACGCGATCATCGCCGGAACGGGCGGTCGAGCTCCGCCTGCGCAAAATATGCGGACGCCTTGCGCAGAATCTCGTTGGCCTGACGCAGCTCACGGACCTCGCGCTCGAGTGCCT from Sphingomonas faeni encodes the following:
- a CDS encoding methyltransferase, giving the protein MKYPSRSAFLGILTTLETAGYDFVPPTPATHARVVARPDRREAKEVRDVLGWSLPVAPGVLPRSLEAGLIDAGVLVPGENDRLVPQLRVSRVLGTLFWHSRYPTTAHDSVFLGPDSYRFAQFILARMDPDARSILDYGAGAGVGGIIATRHAEDAVLTIADINPKALFLASINAEHAGVRHRIVEVSQPSDVSGHFDLMVTHPPFMIDAERRTYRDGGELYGAALSLDWVLQGIDLLSADGRLIMHTGVSIVGGCDVLLDALRDRLPVVGNDMTYLELDPDIFGDELDQPAYADVDRIAAVGMMVRRTAAA
- a CDS encoding HIRAN domain-containing protein, whose product is MDELTTSIVGIDFPNEDKSKSNRRMEWMLCAPGDVVELRLEPKNPFDANAVAIFSDRGTQLGYVSAERAPLIGKRMKEDDATAVFQAMHGNGAYIRIRFGGGLPTLPDPVPDVPKPAPPRQMRPAQRPVYDPLAFYPDPEGPEFGA
- a CDS encoding dicarboxylate/amino acid:cation symporter, which encodes MTGSSVRIFAGLMLGLLAGAALAGSATGGTLLTVLQPVGKLWLDALTMTVVPLVFSLLVTGIVSAAESASVGRTAPRALMWFAILLIVVCVVSAALTTVALDLWPVSAEATSLRSLGGKPPDIASTGDWLANIIPTNPLKAASDTAMVPLVIFAVLFGFAVGSIEPDLRVSIQTFFRAVVQAMLVIVHWVLWIAPIGVLALAFSVGTRTGVSAAGALLQYIMLVVGSCLVTTLLAYFVAALLGRMSPFAFAQAALPAQVVAASTQSSLAALPAMIDAAGPLGAGRQEAGIVLPLAVSLFRAASAAANVTVAVYLAHLYGVVPGPGTLLTGALVAAAVSVAAVGLPAQVSFFAIIGPVCLAMGVPLNLLPLLLAIESIPDIFRTLGNVTADLAVTRVVGRRDADLS
- a CDS encoding IS3 family transposase (programmed frameshift) produces the protein MSKTTNKFAPEVRERAVRMVFDHERDHPSRWAAVVSIAEKIGCVPQTLHEWVKKAEVNSGKRAGVPTEVADKVKALEREVRELRQANEILRKASAYFCAGGARPPVPAMIAFIDDHRDAYGVEPICRVLPIAPSTYHERVAQRQDPTRLSARARQDALLKAEIARVFAENFAVYGVRKVWRQMIREGVPVARCTVARLMREMGLAGVIRGKPVRTTISNKAAPCPLDHVNRQFYAPAPNMLWVSDFTYVATWAGFVYVAFVIDTYARRIVGWRASRTAHASFVLDALEQALHDRRPAHRGGLIHHSDRGSQYVSIKYTERLAEAGIEPSVGSVGDSYDNALAETINGLYKAEVIHRRGPWRSFEAVEYATLEWVDWFNHRRLLEPIGNIPPAEAEDQYYAAADNIDMAA
- a CDS encoding M61 family metallopeptidase, with translation MVQQFETERVKPAVSKPVATQDDRAAGRRPTSPAEWRSDPQDIDYPRDLSLAIDVTDTLRGIVSGKLIVPVAQSGPMTLLYPKWMPGYHSPQNPIELFAGLEIKAGDLVLDWERDPVEVYAFHIDVPDGTDVLDIGFQFLSPTAPSQGDVVVTEDMLNLQWGRVLLYPAGYFARRIQIRPSVTLPIDWQYATVLKDESRDGDTVHFAPVSLDVLVDSPMMAGRHHREVALTNDGAVHMNLFAHQAIDLEIRPEQAALHAALVEQAETLFGARHFDKYRFLVALSDELGGGGVEHHRSTEIIVPPTLYREWEPNRTKRDVFAHEFTHSWNGKFRRGADSWTPTFELPIRNSLMWVYEGQTQYWGHVLTTRAGLWSTKASIESLAKIAATYDVRPGGMWRTMADTTEDPVINARAPLPWPSWQRNEDYYSEGQLMWLAVDTRIRAATDDQQSLDDFARAFFGIDDGSMATRTYDFDEVVRTLNDVVEHDWTDFLDTQLHRRVEGAPLEGLELGGYRLVYRDHRTDFCQSFDAQAEQFDMRFSVGLNIGNTGTVQEVMWGSAAFDAGLTAGSQIQSVNGHDYSEQVIGDAIEAAKDGVAPLLLTVRARSQSRPREVQVEYHDGHRFPHLEAITGRRARLDEIFAAR